One Takifugu rubripes chromosome 2, fTakRub1.2, whole genome shotgun sequence genomic region harbors:
- the cfl2 gene encoding cofilin-2, translating to MASGVTVNDEVIKVFNEMKVRKSQTPEEVKKRKKAVLFCMSNDTKKIIVEEGKQILQGEIGETVEDPYARFVSLLPLNDCRYGLYDATYETKESKKEDLVFIFWAPDGAPLKSKMVYASSKDAIKKKLTGIKHEWQVNGLDDIQDRKTLAEKLGGNVVVSLEGKPI from the exons ATG GCATCGGGCGTAACAGTGAACGATGAGGTCATCAAAGTGTTTAATGAGATGAAAGTGAGAAAGTCACAGActccagaggaggtgaagaagagaaagaaagcagTGCTCTTCTGCATGAGCAATGACACAAAGAAGATCATTGTGGAGGAGGGCAAGCAGATCCTGCAGGGTGAGATTGGCGAAACCGTGGAAGACCCCTACGCTCGATTTGTTAGTCTCCTCCCCCTCAACGACTGCAGATATGGCCTATATGATGCCACCTATGAGACTAAGGAGTCCAAGAAAGAGGACCTGGTCTTCATCTTCTG GGCTCCAGATGGCGCTCCGTTAAAGAGTAAAATGGTCTATGCCAGTTCCAAAGACGCCATCAAGAAGAAGCTAACAG gtatCAAGCACGAGTGGCAGGTAAACGGGCTGGATGACATCCAGGACCGGAAGACCCTGGCAGAGAAACTGGGTGGGAATGTGGTGGTGTCTCTGGAGGGGAAGCCCATCTGA
- the snx6 gene encoding sorting nexin-6 isoform X2 has product MMQEGLDDGPDFLSEEERGPRAVNVDLQTDATLQVDISDALSERDKVKFTVHTKSTLSNFKQNEFSVVRQHEEFIWLHDSFVENEEYAGYIIPPAPPRPDFDASREKLQKLGEGEGSMTKEEFTKMKQELEAEYLAIFKKTVAMHEVFLCRIAAHPVLRKDLNFHVFLEYNQDLSVRGKNKKEKLEDFFKNVVKSADGVLVAGVKDVDDFFEHEKTFLLEYHNRVKDASVKSDRMIRSHKNSADDINRIASSLYTLGTQDSTDLCKFFLKVSELFEKTRKIEARVAADEDLKLADLLKYYLRESQAAKDLLYRRGRALVDYENANKALDKARAKNRDVLQAETTQQLCCHKFEKISESAKQELIDFKTRRVAAFRKNLVELAELELKHAKGNLQLLQSCLGILKGNT; this is encoded by the exons ATGATG CAGGAGGGGCTCGATGACGGACCGGACTTTCTTTCCGAGGAGGAACGGGGA CCTCGTGCGGTGAATGTGGACCTGCAGACAGACGCCACACTACAGGTGGACATTTCTGATGCTTTGAGCGAGAGGGACAAAGTCAAGTTCACCGTCCACACCAAG AGCACCCTCTCAAACTTCAAGCAGAATGAGTTCTCAGTGGTCAGACAGCACGAAGAATTCATCTGGCTTCATGACTCGTTCGTGGAGAATGAAGAATATGCAGGATATATC ATCCCCCCTGCCCCCCCGAGGCCAGACTTCGATGCGtccagagagaagctgcagaagcttggagagggagaagggtCCATGACGAAGGAGGAGTTCACCAAGATGAAGCAAGAGCTGGAGGC cgAGTATCTGGCCATCTTCAAGAAAACCGTTGCCATGCACGAGGTCTTTCTGTGCCGCATTGCTGCCCACCCGGTTCTCAGGAAAGACCTCAATTTCCACGTTTTTCTGGAGTACAACCAGGAT CTAAGTGTTCGAGGGAAGAACAAGAAGGAGAAGTTGGaggatttctttaaaaatgttgtCAAGTCTGCTGATGGCGTTCTGGTGGCAGGAGTGAAA GATGTGGACGACTTCTTTGAGCATGAGAAGACGTTTTTGTTAGAATATCACAACAGAGTCAAAGACGCGTCAGTCAAGTCTGACAGAATGATCCGCTCGCACAAAA aCTCTGCCGATGACATCAACAGAATCGCCTCGTCTCTCTACACGTTAGGAACGCAGGACTCCACGGATCTCTGCAA GTTCTTCCTAAAAGTGTCGGAGCTGTTTGAAAAGACACGG AAGATCGAAGCTCGCGTGGCAGCAGACGAAGACCTGAAACTGGCCGACCTGCTCAAATATTACCTGCGAGAGTCTCAGGCCGCCAAG gacctccTGTACCGCAGGGGCCGGGCTCTGGTGGACTATGAGAATGCCAACAAGGCTCTAGACAAAGCCCGAGCCAAGAACAGGGACGTCCTGCAGGCCGAGACtacccagcagctctgctgccacAAATTTGAGAAGATCTCTGAATCCGCTAAGCAAG AGCTCATCGACTTCAAGACGAGACGAGTGGCGGCATTCAGGAAGAACCTGGTGGAACTCGCTGAGCTGGAGCTCAAACATGCAAAG gggaaccttcagctgttgcaGAGCTGTCTGGGCATCCTGAAAGGAAATACATAA
- the snx6 gene encoding sorting nexin-6 isoform X1, with protein sequence MMQEGLDDGPDFLSEEERGVSPRAVNVDLQTDATLQVDISDALSERDKVKFTVHTKSTLSNFKQNEFSVVRQHEEFIWLHDSFVENEEYAGYIIPPAPPRPDFDASREKLQKLGEGEGSMTKEEFTKMKQELEAEYLAIFKKTVAMHEVFLCRIAAHPVLRKDLNFHVFLEYNQDLSVRGKNKKEKLEDFFKNVVKSADGVLVAGVKDVDDFFEHEKTFLLEYHNRVKDASVKSDRMIRSHKNSADDINRIASSLYTLGTQDSTDLCKFFLKVSELFEKTRKIEARVAADEDLKLADLLKYYLRESQAAKDLLYRRGRALVDYENANKALDKARAKNRDVLQAETTQQLCCHKFEKISESAKQELIDFKTRRVAAFRKNLVELAELELKHAKGNLQLLQSCLGILKGNT encoded by the exons ATGATG CAGGAGGGGCTCGATGACGGACCGGACTTTCTTTCCGAGGAGGAACGGGGAGTGAGT CCTCGTGCGGTGAATGTGGACCTGCAGACAGACGCCACACTACAGGTGGACATTTCTGATGCTTTGAGCGAGAGGGACAAAGTCAAGTTCACCGTCCACACCAAG AGCACCCTCTCAAACTTCAAGCAGAATGAGTTCTCAGTGGTCAGACAGCACGAAGAATTCATCTGGCTTCATGACTCGTTCGTGGAGAATGAAGAATATGCAGGATATATC ATCCCCCCTGCCCCCCCGAGGCCAGACTTCGATGCGtccagagagaagctgcagaagcttggagagggagaagggtCCATGACGAAGGAGGAGTTCACCAAGATGAAGCAAGAGCTGGAGGC cgAGTATCTGGCCATCTTCAAGAAAACCGTTGCCATGCACGAGGTCTTTCTGTGCCGCATTGCTGCCCACCCGGTTCTCAGGAAAGACCTCAATTTCCACGTTTTTCTGGAGTACAACCAGGAT CTAAGTGTTCGAGGGAAGAACAAGAAGGAGAAGTTGGaggatttctttaaaaatgttgtCAAGTCTGCTGATGGCGTTCTGGTGGCAGGAGTGAAA GATGTGGACGACTTCTTTGAGCATGAGAAGACGTTTTTGTTAGAATATCACAACAGAGTCAAAGACGCGTCAGTCAAGTCTGACAGAATGATCCGCTCGCACAAAA aCTCTGCCGATGACATCAACAGAATCGCCTCGTCTCTCTACACGTTAGGAACGCAGGACTCCACGGATCTCTGCAA GTTCTTCCTAAAAGTGTCGGAGCTGTTTGAAAAGACACGG AAGATCGAAGCTCGCGTGGCAGCAGACGAAGACCTGAAACTGGCCGACCTGCTCAAATATTACCTGCGAGAGTCTCAGGCCGCCAAG gacctccTGTACCGCAGGGGCCGGGCTCTGGTGGACTATGAGAATGCCAACAAGGCTCTAGACAAAGCCCGAGCCAAGAACAGGGACGTCCTGCAGGCCGAGACtacccagcagctctgctgccacAAATTTGAGAAGATCTCTGAATCCGCTAAGCAAG AGCTCATCGACTTCAAGACGAGACGAGTGGCGGCATTCAGGAAGAACCTGGTGGAACTCGCTGAGCTGGAGCTCAAACATGCAAAG gggaaccttcagctgttgcaGAGCTGTCTGGGCATCCTGAAAGGAAATACATAA
- the psma3 gene encoding proteasome subunit alpha type-3 isoform X1 — translation MSSIGTGYDLSASTFSPDGRVFQVEYAMKAVENSSTAIAIRCKDGVVFGVEKLVLSKLYEQGSNKRIFNIDRHVGMAVAGLLADARSLADVAREEASSFRSSYGYDIPLKHLSERVAMYVHAYTLYSAVRPFGCSFILGSHDKDDGPQLYMVDPSGISYGYWGCAIGKAKQAAKTEIEKLQMKDMTCRELVKEVAKIIYIVHDEVKDKAFELELSWVGEVTNGRHELVPKDVREEAEKYAKVRHSWTQTGWMETDRSQTCGWTQLQRYRDRQVIDACLDTDSCSDIETDRSQTRAWTQLQRYRDRQVTDACLDTVTAI, via the exons ATGAGCTCCATCGGGACCGGG TATGACCTGTCAGCCTCCACCTTCTCTCCGGACGGACGCGTGTTTCAGGTGGAATACGCCATGAAGGCTGTGGAGAAcagcag CACGGCGATCGCCATTCGCTGTAAGGACGGCGTTGTGTTCGGGGTGGAGAAGCTCGTCCTGTCCAAACTATACGAACAGGGCTCCAATAAACGCATCTTCAACATAGACAGACATGTCGGCATG GCCGTTGCCGGTCTGTTGGCAGACGCCCGCTCCCTCGCAGATGTTGCTAGAGAAGAAGCTTCAAGTTTCAGGTCAAGCTATGGATATGACATTCCTCTAAAG CATCTCTCAGAAAGAGTAGCCATGTACGTGCACGCCTACACGCTGTACAGCGCCGTCAGACCGTTTGGCTGCAG TTTTATTTTAGGATCGCATGATAAAGATGACGGTCCCCAGCTGTACATGGTGGATCCATCGGGAATCTCCTAC ggttaCTGGGGCTGCGCCATCGGAAAAGCAAAACAAGCCGCCAAGACGGAGATCGAGAAACTGCAG ATGAAGGACATGACGTGCAGGGAGCTGGTCAAAGAGGTCGCCAAAAT AATCTATATCGTCCACGATGAGGTGAAGGACAAAGCGTTTGAGCTGGAACTCAGCTGGGTGGGAGAAG TTACAAACGGACGGCACGAGCTTGTTCCCAAAGATGtcagggaggaagcagagaaataCGCCAAGGTGAGACACAGCTGGACACAGACGGGTTGgatggagacagacag gtcacaGACGTGTGGTTGGACACAGTTACAGCGatatagagacagacaggtcatCGACGCGTGCTTGGACACGGACAGTTGCAGCGatatagagacagacaggtcacaGACGCGTGCTTGGACACAGTTACAGCGatatagagacagacaggtcacaGACGCGTGCTTGGACACAGTTACAGCGatatag
- the psma3 gene encoding proteasome subunit alpha type-3 isoform X2, with amino-acid sequence MSSIGTGYDLSASTFSPDGRVFQVEYAMKAVENSSTAIAIRCKDGVVFGVEKLVLSKLYEQGSNKRIFNIDRHVGMAVAGLLADARSLADVAREEASSFRSSYGYDIPLKHLSERVAMYVHAYTLYSAVRPFGCSFILGSHDKDDGPQLYMVDPSGISYGYWGCAIGKAKQAAKTEIEKLQMKDMTCRELVKEVAKIIYIVHDEVKDKAFELELSWVGEVTNGRHELVPKDVREEAEKYAKDSLEEEDDSDEDNM; translated from the exons ATGAGCTCCATCGGGACCGGG TATGACCTGTCAGCCTCCACCTTCTCTCCGGACGGACGCGTGTTTCAGGTGGAATACGCCATGAAGGCTGTGGAGAAcagcag CACGGCGATCGCCATTCGCTGTAAGGACGGCGTTGTGTTCGGGGTGGAGAAGCTCGTCCTGTCCAAACTATACGAACAGGGCTCCAATAAACGCATCTTCAACATAGACAGACATGTCGGCATG GCCGTTGCCGGTCTGTTGGCAGACGCCCGCTCCCTCGCAGATGTTGCTAGAGAAGAAGCTTCAAGTTTCAGGTCAAGCTATGGATATGACATTCCTCTAAAG CATCTCTCAGAAAGAGTAGCCATGTACGTGCACGCCTACACGCTGTACAGCGCCGTCAGACCGTTTGGCTGCAG TTTTATTTTAGGATCGCATGATAAAGATGACGGTCCCCAGCTGTACATGGTGGATCCATCGGGAATCTCCTAC ggttaCTGGGGCTGCGCCATCGGAAAAGCAAAACAAGCCGCCAAGACGGAGATCGAGAAACTGCAG ATGAAGGACATGACGTGCAGGGAGCTGGTCAAAGAGGTCGCCAAAAT AATCTATATCGTCCACGATGAGGTGAAGGACAAAGCGTTTGAGCTGGAACTCAGCTGGGTGGGAGAAG TTACAAACGGACGGCACGAGCTTGTTCCCAAAGATGtcagggaggaagcagagaaataCGCCAAG GactctctggaggaggaggacgactcTGACGAAGACAACATGTGA